The Phormidium sp. PBR-2020 DNA segment GTCTTGGAAACCCCATCAATGGGGCAAGCGGTAGACCGAGCCATCCCAGAGAGCATCGAGCCGAGAGATCCTCAAAAGATACGAAAAACGAGAGGTACAATGACCTCTCGCCCTGAACGTCTGGGGTGTAGATGAGCCAACAGCGTCAACTCTACTTCAAGCCGGTGTTGGTTCCGGGCTTACCGGTGGCCAATTCAACCTTGACAATTTTGCCACCCATTTTCATGATCCGCTGTTGTTCACGGAACCAATTGTCGTAAGGAACCAGTTTTGTATAGTAGGTGTTTTGCAACTCTCTCTGAGTCCGAATGCGAGTCTGACTCGGAACACAGGCGGTAACGCGAAACATACGCATGAGGGAAATTCTCCTGGCTAAGGGGTTAAAGGATTAGAAGTTTTAGGGATTTTTTTATTAGGGTTTGAGATGCTAGATCGAAAGCCTGGGAGTCCAGAGTCAATACGGTTGGCTTGATGGGTTAACCCTGAGTGAGATGAGATCCCATGAGAACCGTTCACTCAGCCAAGTCGCACTCACCCCGGATTTCCCAGACATTCGATCGCCGCTCACCGACTCGGTTACACAACGGTATACCGATGGCGATCGGAGGAGATGCCTAGCTTAAGCCAGAGCAGATGTAGTCGAAGTACACGCCCATTTCTTTGCCGGCATCGGGGCCAACTAAGCTAGCGGTGACATCTTTCATGGCTTGGATCGCTTGAACCGTAGAACCCACGGGAACACCCAGAGAGTTGTAGGTTTCTTTCAAACCGTTGAGCACACGCTCGTCGAGGATGGAGGGGTCACCTGCCAGCATCGCGTAGGTGGAGTAACGGAGGTAGTAGTCCAAGTCACGGATGCAAGCAGCATAGCGACGGGTAGTGTACATGTTACCGCCGGGACGGGTCACATCAGAGTACAGCAGGGACTTAGCAACGGCTTCTTTAACGATCGTAGCGGCGTTAGCCGAGATCGTAGCGGCTGCACGGACGCGCAGTTCGCCGGTTTGGAAGTAGCCTTTGAGTTTGTCCATGGCAGACCCGTCGAGGTACTTACCTTGAACATCAGAGGAGTTGATTACAGCAGTGATTGCGTCTTGCATGATCCTTTCGTTTTGTTGTGTATTTGATGGATTTAGAAATGCGAGTTTGTGAAAGCTTGGCGATATAAAGTCGAATCAGCGACTCTATTGCATCGCACCGATCACGTAGTCGAAGTAGGAAGCTGCTTCGACAGCATCGTCCGCAGACATCAAACCGGTGGCGACGTTTTTCATGCAACGAACGCCTTCTGCAACAGCGTCAATGGGGGTTCCCAAGGAGCGGTACATTTCACGAACGCCCACGAGACCAATTTCTTCGATGGGGGTAACGTCACCGGAGACAACACCGTAGGTGACTAGACGCAGGTAGTAGTCCATGTCACGCAAGCAGGTGGCGGTCATTTCTTCACCAAACGCGTTTCCGCCGGGGGAGACCACGTCGGGGCGTTTTTGGAAGAGTTGGTTGCCGGCTTCTTTGACAATCCGCT contains these protein-coding regions:
- the apcA gene encoding allophycocyanin subunit alpha; translation: MSIVTKSIVNADAEARYLSPGELDRIKSFVTSGAARLRIAQVLTDSRERIVKEAGNQLFQKRPDVVSPGGNAFGEEMTATCLRDMDYYLRLVTYGVVSGDVTPIEEIGLVGVREMYRSLGTPIDAVAEGVRCMKNVATGLMSADDAVEAASYFDYVIGAMQ
- the apcB gene encoding allophycocyanin subunit beta, which codes for MQDAITAVINSSDVQGKYLDGSAMDKLKGYFQTGELRVRAAATISANAATIVKEAVAKSLLYSDVTRPGGNMYTTRRYAACIRDLDYYLRYSTYAMLAGDPSILDERVLNGLKETYNSLGVPVGSTVQAIQAMKDVTASLVGPDAGKEMGVYFDYICSGLS
- a CDS encoding phycobilisome linker polypeptide translates to MRMFRVTACVPSQTRIRTQRELQNTYYTKLVPYDNWFREQQRIMKMGGKIVKVELATGKPGTNTGLK